One window of the Fibrobacter sp. UWR4 genome contains the following:
- the radA gene encoding DNA repair protein RadA — MVAVNKNKKEIEFLCTECGNTTPKWAGKCPFCGAWSSLKEHVVEKLDVAASRGGRGLGGPVHKVVSLKDVATEDTKRLSTANTEFDRVLGGGFAPGSLVLIGGDPGIGKSTLVLTTLATMNAAGVRALYVSGEESACQVKLRSERLNVAGSDMLLLCETSLEKIIQQANDIKPQILVIDSIQTVYKDDLNGTPGSAAQLRECTLDLMVWAKNSGCITVLIGHVTKDGQIAGPRILEHMVDTVVYFEGDRNHQYRLLRTIKNRFGATDEIGVFEMTSHGLSSVPNPSKVFLQEGVPPTPGSVVCCTLEGSRALLFETQALVNQTTFAVPQRVAAGIDAKRLTIILALLEKFGGITIGASDVFASIAGGMKINDTSSDLALALAIASNHLGIPLSRQTIAIGELGLSGEIRSVSLLDQRLKEARRLGMTEAIVPAGGNIPTDSRSSLKVTRVKTLSEAISWLNDKR, encoded by the coding sequence ATGGTAGCAGTAAATAAAAACAAGAAAGAAATTGAATTCCTCTGTACGGAATGCGGTAATACAACTCCCAAGTGGGCAGGAAAGTGCCCATTCTGTGGAGCGTGGAGTAGTCTTAAGGAACACGTTGTAGAAAAGTTGGATGTGGCTGCAAGTCGCGGTGGGCGAGGGCTGGGTGGTCCGGTCCATAAGGTGGTGTCCCTCAAGGATGTTGCTACTGAAGATACGAAACGATTAAGTACTGCCAATACGGAATTCGACCGCGTGCTGGGCGGTGGCTTCGCTCCCGGAAGCCTTGTCCTCATTGGCGGCGATCCCGGTATTGGCAAGTCCACTCTGGTTCTTACAACTCTTGCCACCATGAATGCCGCGGGAGTCAGGGCTCTTTATGTCAGTGGCGAAGAAAGCGCCTGTCAGGTGAAACTTCGTAGCGAACGTCTGAACGTGGCTGGCTCCGACATGCTTCTGCTGTGCGAGACAAGTCTTGAAAAAATCATCCAGCAGGCCAATGACATCAAACCGCAGATCCTCGTAATCGATTCCATCCAGACGGTCTATAAAGACGACCTGAATGGAACGCCGGGTTCTGCAGCTCAGCTTCGTGAATGCACGTTAGACCTTATGGTATGGGCAAAAAACTCCGGTTGCATTACGGTTCTTATCGGCCATGTCACCAAGGATGGTCAGATCGCTGGCCCCCGCATTCTGGAACATATGGTGGATACCGTAGTCTATTTTGAAGGGGATCGTAACCATCAGTACCGTCTACTCCGTACCATCAAGAATCGTTTTGGCGCCACCGATGAAATCGGCGTATTCGAGATGACCAGCCATGGATTGTCTTCCGTTCCCAACCCCAGCAAGGTATTCCTGCAGGAGGGTGTACCGCCAACTCCAGGCAGTGTGGTTTGCTGCACCTTGGAAGGGTCCCGCGCTCTTCTATTTGAAACGCAGGCTCTCGTCAATCAGACTACCTTCGCGGTTCCACAGAGAGTGGCCGCTGGCATTGATGCCAAGCGCCTCACCATCATTCTCGCCCTTCTGGAAAAGTTTGGGGGTATTACCATCGGGGCTTCCGACGTATTTGCAAGCATCGCCGGCGGAATGAAGATAAACGATACTTCCTCGGACCTGGCCCTTGCGTTAGCTATTGCCAGCAATCATCTGGGAATACCTCTGTCCCGTCAGACGATTGCCATCGGGGAACTGGGTCTCTCTGGAGAAATCCGTAGTGTAAGCCTTCTGGATCAACGCCTTAAGGAGGCCCGCCGCCTAGGCATGACCGAAGCTATCGTTCCTGCTGGAGGTAATATTCCCACCGACTCCAGGAGCTCCTTGAAAGTCACCCGGGTGAAGACCTTGAGTGAAGCTATATCTTGGTTAAATGACAAACGTTAA
- a CDS encoding ATP-binding protein: MALKNFPIGIQDFASIRNEGFFYVDKTDLVYKLTHTSKYYFLSRPRRFGKSLLISTLQCYFEGRKELFTGLAMERLETEWKKYPVIRLDLSTVKSTDQDKFAENMSLNLESYEKEYCLDKTTSQAWGARLRRIIEAANNQTKSQVVVLVDEYDAPVLEAMGDAKALERIRMQMRELYAPLKALGGMLRFVFLTGVSKFSQLSIFSELNNLNVITMDDDYAAICGITKEELLTQMQPEIQALADKQKMTYDEAVATLQRRYDGYHFSENSPDIYNPFSLINSLGKQNFLNYWFASGTPTMLVKAMARYKLSPEEYDRGFSVAQRTFDAPTETAETPIPVLYQSGYLTIKGYEKDSVRPFKLQFPNDEVRNGMLDLLTNSYVSKNDEETSEFLDHFVTAMKACDIETALTEMRAFMASIPYDAEKQNEHHYRTIFYLIFRIATPYLVRCEERTAAGRADAVVETADAVYVFEFKLDANGTADDALRQIDDKGYLVPYTVTKTADGSPKKLFKIGVAFDAEKRTLGQWKIA; this comes from the coding sequence ATGGCGTTAAAGAATTTTCCTATCGGCATTCAGGATTTTGCGAGCATTCGCAACGAAGGGTTCTTTTATGTAGATAAGACGGACCTTGTTTACAAGTTGACTCATACAAGCAAGTATTACTTCCTCAGCCGCCCTCGCCGTTTTGGAAAGTCCCTTTTGATTAGCACATTGCAATGCTATTTCGAAGGTCGCAAGGAACTGTTCACTGGCCTAGCCATGGAACGCCTGGAGACCGAGTGGAAAAAGTATCCGGTCATTCGGCTGGACTTGAGTACAGTCAAGTCAACAGACCAGGACAAGTTTGCCGAGAACATGAGCTTGAATCTGGAGTCTTACGAAAAAGAGTATTGTTTGGACAAGACAACTAGCCAGGCATGGGGTGCAAGGCTTAGGCGTATTATTGAAGCTGCAAATAATCAGACAAAGTCGCAAGTCGTTGTCTTGGTTGATGAATACGATGCTCCCGTTCTTGAGGCTATGGGCGATGCGAAGGCGCTAGAACGCATCCGAATGCAGATGCGGGAACTTTACGCGCCCCTCAAGGCCCTTGGCGGCATGCTTCGTTTCGTGTTCCTCACGGGCGTCAGCAAGTTCAGTCAGCTCAGCATCTTTAGCGAACTGAACAACCTGAATGTCATTACCATGGATGACGACTATGCAGCCATCTGCGGCATCACCAAGGAAGAACTGCTGACCCAGATGCAGCCCGAAATCCAGGCGCTCGCCGACAAGCAGAAAATGACCTACGACGAGGCTGTCGCAACTTTGCAGCGCCGATATGATGGTTACCACTTCAGCGAAAACTCACCGGATATCTACAATCCGTTTAGCTTGATAAACTCTTTAGGTAAACAGAATTTCTTAAACTATTGGTTTGCATCGGGTACGCCGACCATGCTTGTGAAGGCCATGGCCCGTTATAAGCTGAGTCCCGAAGAATATGATCGTGGTTTTTCTGTTGCACAGAGAACTTTTGATGCTCCTACAGAAACCGCAGAGACTCCCATCCCGGTTTTATACCAAAGTGGATATTTGACCATCAAGGGTTACGAAAAGGATTCAGTACGTCCGTTCAAATTGCAGTTCCCCAACGATGAAGTTCGTAATGGAATGCTGGATTTGCTGACGAATTCGTATGTGTCAAAAAATGATGAGGAAACCTCCGAGTTCTTGGACCACTTCGTGACGGCGATGAAGGCGTGTGACATTGAAACTGCGCTTACAGAAATGCGCGCGTTCATGGCGAGCATTCCCTACGACGCCGAAAAGCAGAACGAACATCATTATAGAACTATTTTCTACCTGATATTCAGAATTGCGACGCCGTACCTTGTCCGTTGCGAGGAACGTACCGCCGCAGGCCGCGCCGACGCCGTGGTGGAAACCGCCGACGCTGTTTACGTATTTGAATTCAAACTTGATGCAAACGGTACTGCCGACGATGCCCTCAGACAAATCGACGACAAGGGGTATCTGGTGCCTTACACCGTGACCAAGACTGCCGACGGCTCCCCGAAAAAACTGTTCAAGATTGGCGTCGCCTTCGATGCGGAAAAACGCACCTTGGGTCAGTGGAAAATCGCATAG
- a CDS encoding pentapeptide repeat-containing protein: protein MKRVSKFGLCLVSALAMNAFAQTDWVGKDLNVSFSNKKIDGFDFSKSKAVKNTTDFRRATGEGPKFAKASLPEVSFQNAVISGATFEDANLQKVVISGADIRNSSFEGADLEGANLYRATLLGSQFPKTNMKNARLDAMKVDENTDFSKADLSMASVMDVDLTGADLTKANLTNTNFSRSLMAGADLRKATLVKTDFTACNLIAAKFKGVDLIDVNFAKAGLSQAEFSGAEFKNVNLQEADLSLTTFNDVDLSKTQLQKAKFAQSTVKNMKFSGQDLSGVVFDKGSVSKSEFSKSKLNKASFYDATVEKNDFKEAELMKAVFDGAFVRKNIFDKSDLTKANFANSTIERSDFILAQMGGVSFAGAKLEMVNFTNANMQGIKIDADTKMNDVDFSGANLDGAKIEKFTAKKVIYDNKTVFPSGFDPRQYGFTKRGEKAADIKVSGNKSKVADDAMPKKKKKKKKAEDDED, encoded by the coding sequence ATGAAGAGAGTATCTAAGTTTGGCCTCTGCCTGGTCAGTGCCCTGGCAATGAATGCCTTCGCCCAGACCGACTGGGTTGGTAAGGACCTGAACGTTTCTTTTAGTAATAAGAAAATTGACGGTTTCGACTTCTCCAAGTCCAAGGCCGTAAAGAACACCACCGACTTCCGTCGTGCAACTGGTGAAGGTCCCAAGTTTGCAAAGGCATCCCTTCCGGAAGTATCCTTCCAGAATGCTGTGATTAGCGGCGCTACTTTCGAAGACGCCAACCTCCAGAAGGTGGTCATCAGCGGTGCTGACATCCGTAACTCTTCTTTCGAAGGCGCTGACCTCGAAGGCGCAAACCTTTATCGTGCAACCCTCCTTGGTAGCCAGTTCCCCAAGACCAACATGAAGAATGCCCGTCTGGACGCTATGAAGGTGGACGAAAACACCGACTTTAGCAAGGCAGACCTCTCCATGGCCTCCGTCATGGACGTTGACCTTACCGGCGCCGACCTCACTAAGGCAAACCTGACTAACACCAACTTCTCCCGTTCCTTGATGGCTGGTGCAGACCTCCGCAAGGCAACTCTCGTGAAGACCGACTTTACCGCATGTAACCTCATTGCAGCAAAGTTCAAGGGTGTCGACCTGATTGACGTTAACTTCGCAAAGGCTGGTCTTTCCCAGGCTGAATTCAGCGGCGCTGAATTCAAGAACGTCAACCTCCAGGAAGCAGACCTTTCTCTGACCACCTTTAACGATGTTGACCTCTCCAAGACCCAGCTCCAGAAGGCCAAGTTCGCACAGTCCACCGTCAAGAACATGAAGTTCTCCGGTCAGGACCTGAGCGGCGTGGTATTCGATAAGGGTTCCGTCTCCAAGAGCGAATTCAGCAAGTCCAAGCTGAACAAGGCATCTTTCTATGATGCTACCGTCGAAAAGAACGACTTTAAGGAAGCTGAACTTATGAAGGCTGTGTTCGACGGCGCATTCGTCCGTAAGAACATCTTCGATAAGTCCGACCTGACCAAGGCAAACTTCGCAAACTCCACCATCGAACGTTCCGACTTCATCCTCGCTCAGATGGGTGGCGTCAGCTTCGCAGGTGCTAAGCTCGAAATGGTAAACTTCACCAACGCCAACATGCAGGGCATCAAGATCGACGCCGACACCAAGATGAACGACGTTGACTTCTCCGGTGCAAACCTGGATGGCGCCAAGATCGAAAAGTTCACCGCCAAGAAGGTGATCTACGATAACAAGACCGTCTTCCCCTCTGGCTTCGATCCTCGTCAGTATGGCTTCACCAAGCGCGGTGAAAAGGCTGCTGACATCAAGGTTTCCGGCAACAAGTCCAAGGTAGCCGACGACGCTATGCCGAAGAAGAAGAAGAAGAAAAAGAAAGCTGAAGACGACGAAGATTAA
- a CDS encoding fibro-slime domain-containing protein, translating to MNTSMKVLLCGAVISAGAVSANAATKHISVVIPPDFDAWLSDTPIISLDGGKTGTALKLDQKHCGWLYADVEADKLSDDVVFFRKGDSNREDMIGLNGNWETGATATPIPLATLFEAYNTDSLYFVADQEQFIDGEDGWYTTYPEGVEGSCTYSLQSVVYDTDAKLHPAFSCYGSGGESCQFGIEGVVDQDVAQKAVNRCIGVTTGIVESVLDTTVNQFKRKPKLTTKGAACFINEKFFNQLFTPTEGVNEASCSDIPLTRTQNFQWKFDSDIFQSKGTTVPGGFFPVEESTDEMIKSNLQTPLAAARIKRSAEGPIFYGPDLRELDEATGVPKINLVCNGAGWTGGADCEGHFADGDDTEALIKSLYPKASCVIGWACQDEAPEGWTFYKTSSETVVASDKGGVPRWYGNRNQHFCTETHVVFDYIAGQTFSVLGDDDIWVFIDNKLAIDLGGTHLAAPGFVDLSKFEGLSGKLVEGNRYNLDMFTCDRRTTMSNLAIRTNIFMRSLPSYLQIRATKDYATNVSSYELCYNKAEFGCMDLIKGVEENSTCKSVPNTIQYFLSTNGIADTDNSELLENGKINHGGIDLTNPAAPQVNNQKLDLPEGRYTLFAAVEGKFKKITSIRVSGNAETITIKPVATANMKIQAAGSSISITAQGAKTYAVMDMMGRVLSKGKLMNGHANVVMTRKGSFMVRADNQVQRVILK from the coding sequence ATGAACACATCTATGAAGGTTCTGCTTTGCGGAGCAGTTATTTCTGCGGGTGCAGTCAGTGCAAACGCAGCAACGAAGCACATTAGCGTCGTTATTCCACCAGATTTCGACGCATGGCTTTCCGACACCCCCATAATCAGTCTGGACGGAGGCAAGACCGGTACTGCACTTAAGTTAGATCAAAAACATTGCGGTTGGCTTTATGCAGATGTTGAAGCTGACAAGCTGTCTGACGACGTGGTCTTTTTCCGTAAAGGGGATTCCAATCGCGAAGACATGATCGGCTTAAACGGAAACTGGGAAACAGGTGCCACGGCAACGCCCATTCCCTTGGCAACTCTTTTTGAAGCATACAATACGGACTCCCTATACTTCGTTGCGGATCAAGAACAATTTATAGACGGTGAAGACGGTTGGTATACAACATACCCCGAAGGAGTGGAAGGCTCTTGCACATATAGTCTGCAATCCGTTGTCTATGATACCGATGCAAAGCTTCATCCCGCATTTTCCTGCTACGGATCAGGTGGGGAAAGCTGTCAGTTTGGCATTGAAGGCGTCGTAGACCAAGACGTAGCCCAAAAGGCAGTCAACAGATGTATCGGTGTTACCACAGGCATTGTGGAAAGTGTATTGGACACGACCGTCAACCAGTTCAAGCGCAAGCCGAAACTCACCACAAAGGGAGCAGCCTGTTTCATCAATGAAAAGTTCTTCAACCAGCTGTTCACTCCTACCGAAGGTGTAAACGAAGCGAGCTGCTCCGACATTCCTTTGACCAGAACTCAGAATTTCCAATGGAAGTTTGATTCAGACATATTCCAAAGCAAGGGGACGACCGTTCCAGGCGGATTCTTCCCGGTTGAAGAATCTACCGACGAAATGATCAAGTCCAACCTTCAGACACCTCTTGCTGCAGCCCGAATCAAACGCAGTGCCGAAGGTCCCATCTTCTATGGTCCGGATTTAAGAGAACTTGACGAAGCGACAGGTGTTCCAAAAATCAATCTGGTTTGTAATGGAGCCGGTTGGACTGGCGGTGCAGACTGTGAAGGTCATTTTGCAGATGGTGACGATACAGAAGCACTAATCAAGTCCCTTTATCCCAAGGCAAGCTGTGTTATAGGATGGGCATGCCAGGATGAGGCACCGGAAGGCTGGACATTCTACAAGACAAGTTCTGAAACAGTGGTTGCCAGCGATAAGGGAGGCGTTCCTCGCTGGTACGGCAATCGCAACCAACACTTCTGTACAGAAACTCACGTAGTCTTCGACTATATAGCAGGGCAGACATTCTCCGTATTAGGCGATGATGATATTTGGGTATTCATCGACAATAAGTTGGCTATCGACTTGGGCGGTACCCACCTGGCAGCACCGGGTTTTGTGGACCTGAGCAAATTTGAAGGTCTTAGCGGAAAGCTGGTTGAAGGAAATCGCTATAATCTGGACATGTTCACCTGTGACCGCCGCACCACCATGTCCAACTTGGCCATCCGTACCAACATCTTTATGCGTAGCCTTCCCTCCTACCTCCAGATTCGCGCTACAAAAGATTACGCTACAAACGTTTCTTCCTATGAACTTTGCTACAATAAAGCAGAATTTGGCTGTATGGATTTGATCAAAGGCGTTGAAGAGAATTCTACCTGCAAGTCGGTACCGAATACAATTCAGTATTTCCTTTCAACAAACGGCATCGCAGATACCGACAACAGCGAACTTCTTGAAAACGGCAAGATCAACCATGGCGGCATAGACCTCACTAATCCGGCTGCCCCTCAGGTTAACAACCAGAAACTCGATCTCCCCGAAGGTCGCTACACCCTGTTTGCTGCAGTTGAAGGCAAATTCAAAAAGATTACATCCATCCGTGTAAGCGGCAATGCGGAGACCATTACCATTAAGCCCGTTGCTACTGCCAACATGAAGATTCAAGCAGCAGGTTCTTCTATCTCCATTACTGCACAGGGTGCAAAGACTTATGCTGTCATGGATATGATGGGACGAGTCCTGTCCAAAGGAAAACTCATGAACGGACATGCAAATGTTGTCATGACTCGTAAGGGAAGCTTCATGGTTCGCGCAGACAACCAAGTCCAGCGAGTGATCCTGAAATAA
- a CDS encoding CMP deaminase translates to MNNNSSRTKLRDEVYTQMMVAQARLSKDQNTQMGAILVSPEGRVISTGYNGAPAGFDDETVPYTREKQLLAYDLLDADSGELLSHHEFEANKYPFMVHAEINALHYARGKVPEGSKLYVIGFPCERCALDVSLSGVSEVFVTKDDYDPKSTLNNSRDTAYYMFAQAHIVVTLCGKRIRPVVSKPNA, encoded by the coding sequence ATGAACAATAATTCCTCCCGCACAAAGCTCCGTGACGAAGTCTACACCCAGATGATGGTGGCCCAGGCTCGTCTTTCCAAAGATCAGAACACTCAGATGGGTGCAATCCTGGTTTCCCCCGAAGGCCGTGTCATCAGTACTGGTTACAACGGCGCTCCCGCCGGCTTTGACGACGAGACTGTTCCTTACACTCGCGAGAAACAGCTGTTGGCTTATGATCTTTTGGATGCAGACTCCGGTGAATTGCTGAGCCATCACGAGTTCGAGGCCAATAAGTACCCCTTCATGGTTCATGCAGAAATTAATGCCCTGCACTATGCCCGCGGTAAGGTTCCCGAAGGCTCCAAGCTCTACGTGATCGGTTTTCCTTGCGAACGCTGTGCTCTGGATGTAAGTCTTTCCGGCGTGTCCGAAGTTTTCGTGACCAAGGATGATTACGATCCCAAGTCTACCCTCAATAACAGTCGCGACACCGCCTACTATATGTTTGCTCAGGCACACATTGTAGTGACCCTCTGTGGTAAGCGTATTCGTCCCGTGGTAAGCAAGCCTAATGCGTAA
- a CDS encoding RidA family protein produces the protein MLSIKKKVEELGLTLPAVAAPLAAYVPATRVGDMIFVSGQLPSVNGDFSAYTGIVPTELSPEKAKEGAAICLLNNIAAAMSMLEDGETLKLVQMQGFVQSSPDFKEQPAILNGASELAVQILGDNGKHARTAVGVAALPKNAGVEISCTFQVTKSEVKFQGRMNWIEP, from the coding sequence ATGCTCTCTATCAAGAAAAAAGTCGAAGAACTAGGCTTGACGCTGCCCGCCGTGGCAGCTCCGCTGGCAGCTTATGTACCAGCTACCCGCGTGGGCGACATGATTTTCGTATCAGGACAGTTGCCTTCCGTAAATGGGGATTTTTCCGCTTATACAGGAATTGTTCCCACCGAGCTTTCTCCAGAAAAGGCAAAGGAAGGCGCCGCTATTTGCCTGCTGAACAACATTGCAGCGGCCATGAGTATGCTAGAAGATGGAGAAACGCTGAAATTGGTCCAGATGCAGGGTTTTGTCCAGTCCTCCCCCGACTTTAAAGAACAGCCCGCCATCCTGAACGGGGCAAGCGAACTTGCAGTCCAGATTCTGGGAGACAACGGCAAGCACGCCCGCACTGCCGTAGGCGTTGCAGCGCTCCCCAAGAATGCAGGTGTGGAAATCAGCTGTACCTTCCAAGTGACAAAGAGCGAAGTCAAGTTCCAGGGTCGCATGAACTGGATCGAACCGTAG
- a CDS encoding sodium-dependent transporter has protein sequence MKNKRDNWGSKLGVILAVAGSAVGLGNFLRFPVQAATNGGGSFIIPYLIAFLLLGIPLSWMEWTLGRAAGGKRHGTAPGGFHYILGKKPWAKHLGSLCILPPLFITFYYMFIQSWILAFTYYSATGKLMEVVAGGYGPMKEFFGNYIMLNTKIGPFPAAILFFLVTFACNMGLLSFGVRKGIERVNKITMPILLVMGLILVGRVLTIDGISKGLAFVWNPNLSEITNPTVWLAASGQVFFTMSLGMGIVFCYASYLKPKEDLVLSSLTAASTNGFAEIILGGTIVIPMAVLIAGNNIEECAKLGTFGLGFQTMPFVFGQLPFGGFFQTLWFGMLFIAGVTSAISIIQPLISFCEDDLKQSRKGAITSVSVVTFLGGLVGIFGLAAGAVDEFDFWGGSFLLVFIGTIQAFIFSFVLGKRKVKQADGSDESEAFALMNEGAALKLPKFFRFIIRYVCPAYLAIVLVAWLVHDGWAVVSLQGVSPDAMVTFLGHQMSQISFTWGIRIFLLVCTILLNVLIYLAWRKGDPADVPPTTHKQNMPIGDSDDVLSNKKEVK, from the coding sequence ATGAAAAACAAACGTGATAACTGGGGTTCCAAACTGGGCGTGATCCTGGCAGTAGCCGGTTCCGCCGTCGGTCTGGGCAACTTCCTTAGATTCCCGGTGCAGGCTGCCACAAATGGCGGCGGCTCATTCATCATCCCCTACTTGATAGCGTTTTTACTCCTGGGAATTCCTCTTTCCTGGATGGAATGGACCTTAGGTCGCGCCGCAGGCGGCAAACGTCATGGAACCGCCCCGGGTGGTTTCCATTACATTCTGGGAAAGAAGCCCTGGGCAAAGCACCTGGGGTCCCTGTGTATTCTGCCGCCCCTGTTCATCACCTTCTACTACATGTTTATCCAGTCCTGGATTCTGGCCTTTACCTACTACTCCGCCACAGGAAAGTTGATGGAAGTGGTGGCTGGAGGTTACGGCCCCATGAAGGAATTCTTCGGTAACTACATCATGCTGAACACAAAGATTGGCCCCTTCCCCGCCGCAATCCTTTTCTTCCTTGTCACCTTCGCATGCAACATGGGCTTGCTTAGCTTTGGAGTCCGTAAAGGCATTGAACGCGTAAACAAGATTACCATGCCGATTCTTCTAGTGATGGGCTTGATTCTTGTGGGACGAGTTTTGACCATTGACGGTATCAGCAAGGGTTTGGCATTCGTCTGGAACCCGAACCTTTCCGAAATCACGAACCCCACCGTATGGCTTGCCGCTTCCGGCCAGGTATTCTTTACCATGAGCCTGGGTATGGGTATTGTATTCTGCTATGCAAGCTACCTGAAGCCCAAGGAAGACCTGGTGCTTTCATCCCTGACGGCGGCATCCACCAACGGTTTTGCAGAAATCATCCTGGGTGGCACCATCGTGATTCCCATGGCAGTTCTTATTGCAGGAAACAATATTGAAGAATGCGCCAAGCTGGGTACCTTCGGTCTTGGCTTCCAGACCATGCCCTTCGTATTTGGCCAGTTGCCCTTTGGCGGTTTCTTCCAGACATTGTGGTTTGGCATGCTGTTTATTGCTGGTGTCACCAGTGCCATCTCTATTATCCAGCCCCTTATCAGCTTCTGCGAGGACGACCTGAAGCAGAGCCGCAAGGGAGCCATCACCTCTGTCAGTGTAGTGACATTCCTAGGCGGTCTCGTCGGAATCTTTGGCCTTGCCGCCGGTGCGGTTGACGAATTTGACTTCTGGGGCGGCAGTTTCCTTCTGGTGTTCATCGGAACCATCCAAGCATTCATTTTTTCCTTTGTCCTTGGTAAACGTAAGGTGAAGCAGGCTGATGGTTCCGATGAATCCGAGGCATTTGCCCTGATGAACGAAGGTGCGGCATTGAAGCTTCCAAAGTTTTTCAGATTCATCATCCGTTACGTCTGCCCCGCCTACCTGGCCATTGTACTTGTGGCTTGGCTCGTTCACGACGGCTGGGCAGTAGTAAGCCTGCAGGGAGTTTCTCCCGATGCAATGGTGACTTTCCTGGGCCACCAGATGAGCCAGATTTCTTTCACCTGGGGAATTCGAATTTTCCTGTTGGTTTGCACAATCCTGTTAAATGTGTTGATTTACCTGGCCTGGCGCAAGGGTGATCCGGCCGACGTTCCCCCTACCACCCATAAGCAGAACATGCCCATCGGCGATTCTGACGATGTTCTTTCTAACAAGAAGGAGGTTAAGTAA
- a CDS encoding SDR family oxidoreductase, with protein MINVKGKWTLITGGCRGVGRLTAIEMAKLGANIILQGRCKANADKVIEELKPYGVEVRAVGCNLESADEVAAALAEIDSWGIQVDLVYNNAGLMSHYFQDYLTNTMEDFHHAMAVNFYAPVQIAYHFLPGMIKRGFGRMQLTTSGIANEPELMGYACAKAALTKFVKDFAVKLNGTDVMMNLMDPGWLRTDLGGPAAPNAPETVIPGSMVGVLLDDKKSGRWFSAQEFTGMTLEDALKKGATVE; from the coding sequence ATGATCAACGTTAAGGGTAAATGGACCTTGATTACCGGCGGTTGCCGTGGTGTAGGCCGTCTTACTGCTATTGAAATGGCTAAACTGGGTGCAAATATCATCCTCCAGGGCCGTTGCAAGGCTAACGCAGACAAGGTCATTGAAGAATTGAAGCCCTATGGCGTAGAAGTCCGTGCCGTCGGTTGCAATCTTGAAAGTGCCGATGAAGTGGCTGCCGCCCTCGCTGAAATTGATTCCTGGGGTATCCAGGTTGACTTGGTTTACAATAACGCAGGTCTCATGAGTCATTATTTCCAGGACTACCTGACCAACACTATGGAAGATTTCCACCACGCAATGGCTGTGAACTTCTATGCTCCGGTCCAAATTGCCTACCATTTCCTGCCGGGTATGATTAAGCGTGGCTTTGGCCGTATGCAGTTGACCACCAGTGGCATCGCTAACGAGCCGGAACTCATGGGTTATGCTTGTGCAAAGGCCGCCCTCACCAAGTTTGTGAAGGATTTTGCCGTTAAGCTGAACGGAACTGATGTTATGATGAACCTCATGGATCCGGGTTGGTTGCGTACGGATTTGGGTGGTCCTGCTGCCCCCAACGCTCCTGAAACTGTTATCCCGGGCTCCATGGTGGGCGTTCTCCTTGATGACAAGAAGAGCGGTCGTTGGTTCAGTGCCCAGGAATTTACCGGCATGACTCTTGAAGACGCTTTGAAGAAGGGTGCAACCGTCGAATAA